A part of Rhodohalobacter barkolensis genomic DNA contains:
- a CDS encoding transglycosylase SLT domain-containing protein: protein MISPIHISNQLSNVERLGLLPTFRQAAIRHRVPVTLLLAIASRESGMGTDPFLLANNWTGRDGHGKGIMQVDDRYHSIMQHTPGDDHITNIEFAAKFLAELMNRFDKKVHSVAAFNAGASGVQRAIQQGINPDSVTTGGNYAQDVFNRERMIAKELGINIQSAGFVQFIPALLLLSGGLGLLIQQLKSN from the coding sequence ATGATCTCTCCAATCCACATATCTAATCAGCTTAGTAATGTTGAACGGTTGGGATTACTTCCGACCTTTCGTCAGGCGGCTATCCGGCATCGGGTTCCGGTTACGCTGCTGCTTGCCATTGCTTCCAGAGAATCCGGAATGGGAACCGATCCGTTTCTGCTTGCCAACAACTGGACGGGACGGGATGGACATGGAAAAGGGATCATGCAGGTAGATGATCGCTACCACTCCATTATGCAGCACACTCCCGGAGATGATCATATCACAAACATTGAGTTTGCTGCAAAATTCTTGGCAGAACTGATGAACCGTTTTGACAAAAAAGTACATTCCGTGGCCGCTTTTAATGCCGGTGCATCCGGAGTACAAAGAGCCATTCAGCAAGGTATCAATCCGGATTCGGTAACAACCGGCGGCAACTATGCACAAGATGTTTTCAACCGGGAACGGATGATTGCGAAAGAGCTTGGGATAAATATTCAATCTGCCGGATTTGTTCAATTCATACCGGCTTTATTGCTGCTTAGCGGGGGATTGGGACTTCTCATTCAACAACTAAAAAGCAACTAA
- a CDS encoding peptidoglycan-binding domain-containing protein → MRTLYFKYPMMSGDDVRQVQRILGVDVDGLFGPKTELAVRDFQAEMGLAIDGVVGPKTWQAIQEYSGEEIATVPEENNTGKPVNIPSAVNMLWIAGGLVTLIGVAIAVKKQK, encoded by the coding sequence ATGAGAACGCTCTATTTCAAATATCCGATGATGAGCGGCGATGATGTACGGCAGGTTCAACGAATCCTCGGGGTCGATGTTGATGGCCTGTTTGGTCCAAAAACCGAACTGGCCGTTCGCGACTTCCAGGCTGAAATGGGGCTGGCAATAGATGGAGTTGTGGGGCCAAAAACCTGGCAGGCAATCCAGGAATATTCAGGAGAAGAGATCGCAACTGTACCGGAAGAGAATAACACCGGGAAACCTGTAAACATACCGTCTGCGGTAAATATGCTTTGGATTGCGGGCGGTCTTGTAACCTTAATTGGAGTGGCAATAGCTGTAAAGAAACAAAAATGA
- a CDS encoding zincin-like metallopeptidase domain-containing protein yields MISSKELAKKEFTGITLPEPYATVLGKLPENFSMAIWGPAGSGKSTVAVDLAWVLANTLGKGIYCSSEEGAGPSMQNKIKRLKAEHPDLYVTDFDGMEDLKSAIKYSGAKFCIFDSASMSHIKVSDMEAFHDFCKQNGVAFLYILHATKTGDFKGNSYLIHMPDTVLQVQDGVAQTTKNRFADTPKEFDVTFEAEERSNPTDNHLPVRNNPGVNKEDLHGLELIENPADVEDPIRENKAVSPDEIYQMITDRVIATIENAGELPWHKPWKGSGLGSGMVATNFVSKKPYRGINFFMLNTEWDGEKLVMRKFDNPYFLTFKQVQRLGGKVKKGSKGNEVVYFVQLFSYEQSDPKLEYGTYSLDKFKKWLTDNADSILGNNRTVWRDDIPYATPNPNTLEELLSQAENWYVPILKYYNVFHASDIDEIDWGELPKNENIERPEFQKIQIAEAIWEHFPNAPEVRHQEQSAFYQPVTDHINMPVPESFNSEQEYYSTLFHEGVHSTGHSSRLNREFGSRFGDEKYNFEELIAELGATFLCSESGILFHTIDNSTAYLQGFRARLLKQLEEDNRFFFRASSRAQEAADYILDRDEERVPAYLKNLSLTDQPEKPTTEIESEPADKVETTANTLQKLKPFFSNSQYNTVRDYLKGEEGSAYEDIVQKLNQTIQSMPELYEQDGKGDQAVAYLHYFKGGADWYITEKGTPGNEAERVFGLADLYNDGGELGYMDLRELVNADVDLDMHWTPKTLGEIRGIEEPTGSTIPPEAGEKYMLKGKRIKVDEVVDVAGAKWVKYAEHVGSRKDGNTIVHNYEERMMLLKDWDKTANNGQIQKEFSEEPAPDKTKSTFGKIGKKVPVDFKADGSEKHNGHYQLIEAADLTASHNKDCSANSKHRISRGQPRDRSLDNLCAQPKFIAKNLNPDSITRGNLAFHGAPVTTADGMVIQGNGRSIALKIAYDEIEKSGSRYKQFLADNADEFGFSESDVTAMSKPVLVRMLDVDDEEAIRLGNIVDTSQAKMNRIDQAKAMIRGLKASQLQAIGRIIGSSEGETIGTIIDDIGIQIFDQVKDLDRTGLIEKNELTSDGKEFLRSVLTGIIFDSDEHKTALRDFLDNPRTIQAGIERSFGSIIPLINQDGDIRIPLREAVSITAEITRNDAFDSVEDVMSSQDMFDGAKTHSQQGQDLARFLIAAKTQKAIRDGFRVYVDHIKGREDLFNPIEATSQPEAFKAAFVDRKNPPEHIIKLYTPEEFGKGDIIRDYYEDEKYIITSKRKDKVYTKHVDSGKREIFRKTAKRFLPNREETPTMDLFADLRVNGPLSYMGITEKITIEQGRTTKELSGKFPTFLSKDKLFIIPEYRVQQVKNKVTSRRAVEDFEEFHNYNASEIDYKIDLPVEEKSVPVGTAKAIWYASDKVIQEGDHKGKVNHYVHEFDEGKRPAIVKGDVLIIGNIDWDARGLLN; encoded by the coding sequence CACCCGGATCTATATGTAACCGACTTTGACGGAATGGAAGATCTAAAGTCTGCCATTAAATACAGCGGAGCTAAATTCTGTATTTTCGACTCTGCAAGCATGAGCCATATTAAAGTTTCCGATATGGAGGCGTTTCATGACTTCTGCAAGCAGAACGGAGTAGCGTTTCTGTATATCCTTCATGCGACAAAGACCGGTGATTTTAAAGGGAACAGCTACCTTATTCACATGCCTGATACGGTGCTGCAAGTTCAGGATGGAGTTGCTCAAACCACAAAGAATCGTTTTGCAGATACCCCGAAAGAGTTTGACGTAACCTTTGAAGCCGAAGAAAGATCCAATCCAACCGATAATCATCTGCCTGTTCGAAATAATCCCGGAGTGAATAAAGAGGATCTACACGGACTGGAATTGATCGAAAACCCGGCAGATGTAGAAGATCCCATTAGGGAAAACAAGGCCGTTTCCCCTGATGAAATCTACCAGATGATTACCGACCGGGTGATTGCTACGATTGAAAACGCCGGTGAACTTCCCTGGCATAAGCCCTGGAAAGGTTCCGGTTTGGGTAGCGGTATGGTTGCAACAAATTTTGTCAGCAAAAAACCGTACCGGGGAATTAACTTCTTTATGCTCAACACCGAGTGGGACGGCGAAAAACTTGTGATGCGAAAGTTTGACAACCCCTACTTTCTCACCTTCAAACAGGTGCAGCGATTAGGTGGGAAAGTCAAAAAGGGAAGCAAAGGAAACGAAGTTGTCTATTTCGTACAGCTGTTTTCCTACGAGCAGAGTGATCCCAAACTGGAGTATGGCACCTACTCTTTAGATAAGTTCAAAAAGTGGTTAACCGACAATGCCGACAGTATTCTTGGTAACAACAGAACCGTTTGGAGAGACGACATCCCCTACGCTACTCCAAACCCGAATACCCTTGAAGAGCTGTTAAGCCAGGCTGAAAATTGGTACGTGCCCATCCTGAAATACTACAATGTGTTTCACGCTTCCGATATTGATGAAATCGATTGGGGAGAGCTGCCAAAAAATGAGAATATTGAACGACCTGAATTTCAAAAGATTCAGATTGCAGAGGCCATTTGGGAGCATTTCCCCAACGCTCCGGAAGTTCGCCACCAGGAACAGAGTGCATTTTATCAGCCGGTTACAGACCATATCAACATGCCGGTTCCGGAAAGCTTTAATTCTGAGCAGGAGTATTATTCTACTCTATTTCATGAAGGTGTTCACTCAACCGGCCACTCCTCCCGGCTGAACCGGGAATTTGGCAGCCGATTTGGAGATGAGAAGTACAATTTTGAAGAACTTATTGCTGAGTTGGGAGCGACCTTCCTGTGCAGTGAATCCGGTATCCTCTTCCACACCATAGATAACAGTACCGCCTACCTTCAAGGATTCAGAGCGCGTCTGTTAAAACAACTCGAAGAGGATAACCGGTTCTTTTTCCGTGCATCGAGCCGGGCCCAGGAAGCCGCCGATTACATTCTTGACCGGGATGAAGAAAGAGTACCGGCCTATTTGAAAAATTTATCACTGACCGATCAGCCCGAAAAACCTACAACCGAAATAGAGAGTGAACCAGCAGATAAAGTAGAAACGACTGCCAATACGCTTCAAAAGCTAAAACCTTTCTTTTCCAACTCTCAATACAATACGGTTCGCGATTACCTGAAAGGAGAAGAGGGTTCAGCCTATGAGGATATTGTTCAAAAGCTGAACCAAACGATCCAATCTATGCCAGAACTCTACGAACAGGACGGCAAAGGTGATCAGGCCGTTGCCTATTTGCACTACTTTAAAGGTGGAGCCGATTGGTATATCACAGAGAAAGGAACGCCGGGCAATGAGGCCGAACGAGTCTTTGGTTTGGCCGATCTATACAATGACGGCGGCGAGCTTGGTTATATGGATCTGCGAGAGTTAGTCAATGCAGACGTTGATCTGGATATGCACTGGACTCCCAAAACTCTTGGAGAGATCCGCGGCATTGAAGAGCCTACCGGTTCAACCATTCCTCCGGAAGCCGGAGAAAAATATATGCTCAAAGGCAAGCGAATCAAAGTAGATGAAGTGGTTGATGTGGCCGGTGCCAAATGGGTGAAGTATGCAGAGCATGTTGGCAGCCGGAAAGATGGAAATACCATTGTTCACAATTACGAGGAGCGAATGATGCTGCTCAAAGATTGGGATAAGACCGCCAATAACGGTCAGATTCAGAAAGAATTTTCCGAAGAACCGGCACCGGACAAAACAAAATCAACTTTTGGAAAAATTGGTAAAAAAGTACCGGTTGACTTCAAAGCGGATGGATCAGAGAAGCACAACGGCCATTATCAACTGATTGAAGCAGCAGACCTCACTGCTTCCCACAACAAAGATTGCAGCGCAAATTCAAAGCATCGAATCAGCCGCGGCCAGCCGAGAGATCGAAGTCTGGACAATCTTTGTGCACAGCCTAAGTTTATCGCTAAAAATCTCAACCCCGACAGTATCACCCGTGGAAACTTGGCATTCCACGGCGCACCGGTTACAACCGCCGATGGAATGGTAATCCAGGGGAACGGACGATCCATCGCACTTAAAATTGCCTACGATGAGATTGAGAAAAGCGGCAGCAGGTACAAGCAGTTTTTAGCCGATAACGCCGATGAATTTGGTTTTTCTGAATCGGATGTAACCGCAATGAGCAAACCGGTTTTGGTTCGCATGTTGGATGTGGACGATGAAGAAGCAATCCGATTGGGTAACATCGTGGACACCAGCCAGGCAAAAATGAACCGGATCGACCAGGCCAAAGCGATGATCCGCGGACTAAAAGCCTCCCAGCTTCAAGCCATTGGGCGAATCATTGGCAGCAGCGAGGGCGAAACCATTGGAACCATTATTGATGATATTGGCATTCAAATATTTGACCAGGTGAAAGATTTGGATCGTACCGGACTGATCGAGAAAAACGAGCTTACCAGTGATGGAAAAGAGTTTCTGCGATCTGTTTTAACCGGAATCATTTTTGATTCGGACGAACACAAAACCGCACTCCGAGACTTCCTGGACAATCCGCGAACCATTCAGGCCGGAATTGAGCGAAGTTTCGGCAGCATTATTCCGCTGATCAACCAGGATGGAGATATTCGGATTCCATTACGGGAAGCGGTAAGTATCACTGCCGAGATCACGCGCAACGATGCGTTCGACTCTGTGGAAGATGTCATGAGCAGCCAGGATATGTTTGACGGTGCTAAAACACACAGCCAGCAAGGGCAAGATTTAGCGCGGTTCCTGATAGCTGCAAAAACACAAAAAGCGATCCGGGACGGATTCCGCGTATATGTGGATCACATTAAAGGCAGAGAGGATCTGTTCAATCCGATTGAAGCAACTTCCCAGCCGGAAGCGTTCAAGGCGGCATTTGTGGATCGAAAAAATCCGCCGGAGCATATCATAAAACTCTATACCCCGGAAGAGTTTGGCAAAGGTGATATCATTCGCGACTACTACGAAGATGAAAAGTATATCATCACCAGCAAGCGAAAAGATAAGGTTTACACCAAGCACGTGGATTCCGGAAAACGGGAGATTTTCCGAAAAACTGCCAAACGGTTCCTACCAAACCGGGAGGAGACTCCCACGATGGATCTGTTTGCCGATCTGCGAGTGAACGGCCCGTTATCCTATATGGGAATCACGGAAAAGATCACGATTGAACAGGGGCGTACGACCAAAGAGCTATCGGGTAAATTCCCAACCTTTTTGAGCAAAGATAAACTGTTCATTATCCCTGAATATCGTGTCCAGCAGGTGAAGAACAAAGTAACCAGCCGCCGGGCCGTTGAAGATTTTGAAGAGTTTCACAACTACAACGCCAGTGAGATTGATTACAAAATTGATCTGCCGGTTGAGGAAAAATCCGTACCGGTTGGAACGGCAAAAGCAATTTGGTACGCCTCGGATAAAGTGATCCAGGAAGGTGATCATAAAGGCAAGGTGAATCACTATGTTCACGAATTTGATGAAGGGAAACGACCGGCCATAGTGAAAGGTGATGTGCTCATCATCGGAAATATTGATTGGGATGCCAGGGGGCTGTTAAACTAA
- a CDS encoding ATP-binding protein translates to MKKIEFLKQSVNQIRKSIRDIDDSYNHEWDIIAELCQNSIDAIKEANPSSPEIFIRIDALNKTIVIRDNGIGIDSDKLPKLLAPFSTNKDLNEELIGEKGVGLTFVIFSCNNFRIKTTYDGVTSVGSIIDAFNWKSRTDEELLKLEFDQIDEDFTGTEIILRQVKSSPIFDLNFAQLQYVLRTKTALGNTKTLWNDGESLSINLEHVDINGIENSTKLPYKYWAPTDGLDKNTKISLEEYKEYANQAHRDDNDKRRKLRDKIIYDIGRFDHKGRVINYYACLVPKRSVWNFLSIHNHLALEENFEDDEWMEKFYYSVFQNGIYTSVKGMPTGVSVDHPITGAQGSWAQIFIIFEDRQLTFDIGRKSIHGAQARIYRKYSKSIFSEFRKLAKYISGDIIVETDWDKEETFADIEDMLDLNSENTRFQKTPRHQEASVAAIFYELIGREIITEITPLVSGYRNKYDLYAKWGKKKVVIEFKSKLRNVLKDFSDEQKMFNEIDVIVCYDVNEEDIQAMKNRNLDVEKINKSVLGGNKIFPNSTHQIILSGLIPPIFVIDIKSML, encoded by the coding sequence ATGAAGAAGATTGAATTTTTAAAGCAAAGTGTTAACCAAATTAGAAAAAGCATTCGTGATATTGACGATAGTTATAACCACGAATGGGATATAATAGCTGAACTATGTCAAAATTCCATTGACGCAATTAAAGAAGCAAACCCATCCAGTCCAGAAATCTTTATTCGAATTGATGCTTTAAATAAAACTATTGTTATTAGGGATAATGGAATCGGTATTGACTCGGATAAGCTCCCAAAATTATTGGCTCCTTTTTCAACAAATAAGGATCTAAATGAAGAATTAATTGGTGAAAAAGGAGTTGGTTTAACATTTGTGATATTTTCCTGTAACAACTTCAGGATAAAAACTACATATGATGGAGTTACTTCCGTTGGAAGCATTATTGATGCATTTAACTGGAAATCTAGAACTGATGAAGAGTTGCTAAAGCTAGAATTTGATCAAATTGATGAAGACTTTACTGGAACTGAAATTATATTACGTCAAGTAAAAAGTTCTCCCATATTTGATTTAAACTTTGCCCAATTACAGTATGTTTTAAGGACAAAAACTGCACTAGGAAATACTAAAACACTTTGGAATGACGGTGAATCACTATCAATTAACTTGGAACATGTTGACATCAATGGTATTGAAAATTCAACTAAGCTACCTTACAAATATTGGGCACCCACTGATGGTTTAGATAAAAACACTAAAATTTCACTTGAAGAATACAAAGAATACGCAAATCAAGCTCATAGAGATGATAACGATAAACGGCGAAAACTAAGAGACAAGATTATATACGACATTGGCCGTTTCGATCATAAGGGAAGGGTTATTAATTATTACGCCTGCCTTGTACCAAAACGAAGTGTTTGGAATTTTCTTTCCATTCACAATCATCTAGCGTTAGAAGAAAATTTTGAAGATGATGAGTGGATGGAAAAATTTTACTATTCTGTTTTTCAAAATGGGATTTATACATCAGTCAAAGGTATGCCAACTGGAGTTTCTGTAGATCATCCAATTACTGGTGCACAGGGTTCTTGGGCTCAAATATTTATAATTTTTGAAGACAGACAACTAACTTTTGATATCGGAAGAAAATCTATACATGGTGCACAAGCAAGAATCTATAGAAAATATTCCAAAAGCATATTTTCTGAATTTAGAAAGTTAGCTAAGTACATTTCTGGAGACATAATTGTTGAAACTGATTGGGACAAAGAAGAAACCTTCGCCGATATCGAAGATATGTTGGATCTAAACTCTGAAAATACACGTTTCCAGAAAACTCCTAGACATCAAGAAGCTAGCGTTGCTGCAATATTCTATGAGTTAATAGGTAGAGAAATTATCACTGAAATTACTCCACTTGTAAGCGGTTATAGAAATAAATATGATTTATATGCAAAATGGGGTAAGAAAAAGGTTGTTATTGAATTCAAATCAAAGCTAAGAAATGTCCTCAAAGATTTTAGTGATGAACAGAAAATGTTTAATGAAATTGATGTAATTGTTTGTTATGACGTCAACGAAGAAGATATACAAGCTATGAAGAACAGAAATCTTGATGTTGAAAAAATTAACAAGAGCGTTTTAGGTGGTAATAAAATATTTCCAAATTCAACTCATCAAATTATACTATCTGGATTAATACCACCCATTTTTGTCATTGACATTAAATCGATGCTATAA